Proteins from a single region of Candidatus Paceibacterota bacterium:
- a CDS encoding sodium/solute symporter (Members of the Solute:Sodium Symporter (SSS), TC 2.A.21 as described in tcdb.org, catalyze solute:Na+ symport. Known solutes for members of the family include sugars, amino acids, nucleosides, inositols, vitamins, urea or anions, depending on the system.) has protein sequence MTHGIDFILFALYLAANIALGLWVARRKAANARGYFLAGERLPWYAIGGSIIAANISTEHFIGMIGVAYAVGFVVAQWEWGNWFTFSALIWVFLPFYIRGGLYTMPEFLERRYNRTCRYLFAVCSLVLWIVAQMAVVMLAGAKAMKGMFGLDETVTIVCLALLAGSYTIYGGLISVAWTDFLQFVVMMAGGLIVTVVGLHEVGGLHALMLSAPEKFKIIYPITDKEYPWLGVWSIFLSVGVWYNCTNQFIVQRCLGARSEWDARMGVVFAGFMKILLPLLVVIPGIVAFKLFPGLKDTDQAFPSLVRELVPAGLSGVVMAGLASGMLSHISSVLNSSSTVFTMDLYKPFFGGGQSEAHLVRVGRLSAFVILAVATVLAIWFSRRQLGVFLLIQNVGAWVAAPIAAVFLLGVLWRRTTGAAATFVLLFGFPYTGLVEYYLFKHVPWLIPFDNWLNRTLVVWLTSMALLVVVSLLTRPPNAERIRGIIWSWNVAKLPASERERNRGVRNLFLWWAIFIGMMAALYVYVIWFQYAGPGAASPP, from the coding sequence ATGACGCACGGGATTGACTTCATCCTCTTCGCCCTCTACCTGGCAGCGAACATCGCGCTCGGGCTTTGGGTGGCGCGACGCAAGGCGGCCAACGCGCGGGGCTACTTTCTGGCCGGGGAGCGTCTGCCGTGGTATGCGATCGGCGGGTCTATCATCGCCGCCAACATCAGCACGGAGCACTTCATCGGGATGATTGGCGTGGCCTACGCGGTGGGTTTTGTCGTGGCGCAGTGGGAGTGGGGCAACTGGTTCACGTTCTCGGCGTTGATCTGGGTATTCCTACCTTTCTACATCCGGGGCGGGCTTTACACGATGCCGGAGTTCTTGGAGCGGCGCTACAACCGGACCTGCCGTTACCTGTTTGCGGTCTGCTCGCTGGTGCTCTGGATCGTGGCCCAAATGGCAGTGGTCATGCTGGCCGGGGCAAAGGCGATGAAAGGAATGTTCGGCCTGGATGAAACCGTGACGATCGTGTGCCTGGCGCTCCTGGCGGGCAGCTACACCATTTACGGCGGGCTCATCTCCGTGGCGTGGACGGACTTCTTGCAGTTTGTGGTGATGATGGCCGGGGGGCTGATCGTGACGGTGGTTGGGCTGCATGAGGTGGGCGGCTTGCATGCGCTCATGCTGTCAGCGCCGGAGAAGTTCAAGATCATCTACCCAATCACGGACAAGGAATACCCGTGGCTGGGCGTCTGGTCCATTTTCTTGTCGGTGGGTGTGTGGTACAACTGCACCAACCAGTTTATCGTGCAGCGCTGCCTGGGCGCACGCAGCGAATGGGATGCGCGGATGGGCGTGGTCTTTGCGGGGTTCATGAAGATCCTGCTGCCGCTGCTGGTGGTAATCCCGGGGATCGTGGCCTTCAAGCTGTTCCCGGGTCTCAAGGACACCGACCAGGCGTTCCCGTCGCTGGTGCGGGAGCTCGTGCCGGCGGGGTTGAGCGGTGTGGTCATGGCGGGGCTGGCCAGCGGTATGTTGTCCCACATCAGCTCGGTGCTCAATTCCAGCAGCACGGTCTTCACCATGGACCTTTACAAGCCATTCTTCGGCGGCGGCCAGTCGGAGGCGCACTTGGTGCGGGTCGGGCGGTTGAGCGCATTTGTCATCCTGGCGGTGGCGACGGTGCTGGCCATCTGGTTCAGCCGGCGGCAACTCGGGGTATTCCTCCTTATCCAGAACGTAGGTGCGTGGGTGGCGGCGCCGATCGCTGCGGTGTTCCTGCTCGGGGTGCTGTGGCGGCGCACCACCGGGGCGGCTGCGACGTTCGTGCTGCTGTTCGGTTTTCCCTACACGGGGCTGGTGGAGTATTACCTGTTCAAACACGTTCCATGGTTGATACCATTCGACAACTGGCTGAATCGTACGTTGGTGGTGTGGCTGACCTCGATGGCGTTATTGGTGGTGGTCTCGCTGCTCACCCGGCCGCCCAACGCGGAGCGGATCCGCGGTATAATCTGGTCATGGAACGTGGCCAAATTGCCCGCATCGGAGCGGGAACGAAACCGGGGCGTGCGCAACTTGTTCCTGTGGTGGGCCATTTTCATCGGCATGATGGCGGCCCTGTATGTCTATGTCATTTGGTTCCAATACGCTGGCCCTGGGGCGGCGTCTCCGCCGTAA